A genomic region of Candidatus Eisenbacteria bacterium contains the following coding sequences:
- a CDS encoding 2-oxoacid:ferredoxin oxidoreductase subunit beta codes for MRPTGLGGQVSKPKDYRTDLNPVWCPGCGDFGVLRGLTQTLSDLEIQPEKLALISGIGCSSRLPGYTRSYSFNTLHGRALPIATGLKLARPDMTTVVVGGDGDGFSIGIGHIPHAVRRDVNLTYAVLDNGLYGLTKGQASPTSTQEFKAQRGLAGQDERPINPVMLLLSSGCGFVARTHAGNLPHLRQMFREAISHRGFAFLHVMAGCVTYQKPSYAQQLYAQCDLLPESYDPTNFAQAVETARAERFALGVIYRRPPGERPAISGPDHSDAVGIWPSLDTPAEITFPGGAT; via the coding sequence ATTCGACCAACTGGTCTCGGAGGCCAAGTGAGCAAGCCCAAGGACTACCGCACCGACCTCAACCCCGTCTGGTGCCCCGGCTGCGGGGACTTCGGCGTGCTGCGGGGGCTCACCCAGACCCTGAGCGACCTCGAGATCCAGCCGGAGAAGCTGGCGCTGATCTCCGGGATCGGCTGCTCCAGCCGTCTTCCCGGGTACACCCGCTCGTACTCGTTCAACACCCTGCACGGCCGCGCGCTCCCGATCGCCACCGGGCTCAAACTCGCCCGGCCCGACATGACCACGGTGGTGGTGGGCGGCGACGGCGACGGCTTCAGCATCGGGATCGGCCACATTCCCCACGCCGTGCGCCGCGACGTGAACCTGACCTACGCGGTGCTCGACAACGGCCTCTACGGCCTCACCAAGGGGCAGGCCTCCCCCACCTCCACCCAGGAATTCAAGGCCCAGCGCGGGCTGGCGGGCCAGGACGAGCGGCCCATCAACCCGGTGATGCTGCTCCTGAGCTCGGGCTGCGGTTTCGTGGCGCGCACCCACGCGGGCAACCTGCCGCACCTGCGGCAGATGTTCCGCGAGGCCATCTCCCACCGCGGTTTCGCGTTCCTGCACGTGATGGCCGGTTGCGTCACCTACCAGAAACCCAGCTACGCGCAGCAGCTGTACGCGCAGTGCGACCTGCTGCCCGAGAGCTACGACCCGACCAACTTCGCGCAGGCCGTCGAGACGGCGCGCGCGGAGCGCTTCGCGCTGGGCGTCATCTACCGCCGCCCGCCCGGCGAACGCCCGGCGATCTCGGGGCCGGACCACTCCGACGCGGTGGGGATCTGGCCGTCGCTGGACACCCCCGCGGAGATCACCTTCCCCGGGGGCGCAACCTAG
- a CDS encoding Fe-S cluster domain-containing protein gives MNPTLGIALWGLAVFTVLGLFFGFALAAAAMKFAVKTNPLVDQVRERLPSANCGACGFAGCTAYAEALVEREEVAPNLCIPGRATVAEAIAKLTHKDVGAVADRLVVMRCHGTSAYARQEAEYAGIQTCAAASLVFGGPKACKNGCLGLGDCVRACPFDALKIAAEGIVQVDPDKCTGCGICVPVCPKNLFELYPRNRRIELSCVARDKQTVVRSTCMVGCILCRKCVSKCPAGAIAWDGSTILIDHEKCIAYGPSCNEACVDICPSTILHRIGQRPRPEPVEAAVTSEA, from the coding sequence ATGAACCCCACCCTCGGCATCGCGCTCTGGGGCCTCGCGGTGTTCACCGTGCTGGGCCTGTTCTTCGGCTTCGCCCTGGCCGCCGCGGCCATGAAGTTCGCGGTCAAGACCAACCCGCTGGTGGACCAGGTGCGCGAGCGGCTGCCGTCGGCCAACTGCGGCGCGTGCGGCTTCGCCGGTTGCACCGCCTACGCCGAGGCCCTGGTGGAGCGCGAGGAAGTGGCGCCCAACCTGTGCATCCCGGGCCGCGCCACGGTGGCCGAGGCCATCGCGAAGCTCACCCACAAGGACGTCGGCGCGGTGGCCGACCGCCTGGTGGTCATGCGCTGCCATGGCACCAGCGCGTACGCGCGGCAGGAGGCCGAGTACGCAGGCATCCAGACCTGCGCCGCCGCGTCGCTGGTGTTCGGCGGGCCCAAGGCGTGCAAGAATGGTTGCCTGGGCCTGGGCGACTGCGTGCGCGCCTGCCCCTTCGACGCGCTCAAGATCGCCGCCGAGGGCATCGTCCAGGTGGACCCGGACAAGTGCACCGGCTGCGGCATCTGCGTGCCGGTGTGCCCCAAGAATCTCTTCGAGCTCTACCCGCGCAACCGGCGGATCGAGTTGTCGTGCGTGGCCCGGGACAAGCAGACCGTCGTCCGCTCCACCTGCATGGTGGGCTGCATCCTGTGCCGCAAGTGCGTCTCCAAGTGCCCGGCCGGCGCCATCGCGTGGGACGGAAGCACCATCCTGATTGATCACGAGAAGTGCATCGCGTACGGACCGTCGTGCAACGAGGCGTGCGTGGACATCTGCCCGAGCACCATCCTGCACCGCATCGGGCAGCGCCCGCGTCCGGAGCCCGTCGAGGCGGCCGTGACATCGGAGGCTTGA
- a CDS encoding tetratricopeptide repeat protein → MIPARRIPSVLFPVLALLAVLLPAAPARAAATAPDLLKPLRESLKARRAGLERAPAGSLDEARLALETGDFVRARRVLDARDAADTSDFEAAALRGRLDLAAYRFDAVASDLARCLRLGPNHPETRRLLYRWDLVRDDLGSAEARYQAVLASDTTDPVALLFAARVEHLTLRFDSAIAAYRRALRHAASGADSVRSLEGLGACWLQKGDRDAALRYETQALKTTGADDGLLTYLAETLIKLGRANEAMEAYSLAVDLNPCNENAQYMMGNGYARMNYTELRAKRPGALKDSATAPDFHAADSLWDAGRHEEARARLRGLLAARPSLADAHNHLGSYAYEDGDADAAQAEFREALRLCPGYGRAHNGIARSLELYRRGVDIHRQRYETDFAAAAVPDVPGIERFVVNYGALSPRIQKRVALSVTPWKSFVPVLVEGGATFYIKHLHELLSECPAQEALRDQRIGYDLRLWDDVRGCGGYHTVTGIEDVEGTLRGKYNTVLHELTHQVHGVLGADLAREIQEMYRQARSRMDAGQEAFVSLYQASSVWEYLAEGANSLFSPKRDRFDTKEVVKERLEERDPALIAEIHKLMDITDVTPFYAVAYSGAGDDRIERGRAEEALGFYRKAQSRDAASEEVASKLTYALSVLGRGTEAVAVADSGLAAHPSSAGLWLQRVGAEFVRTGDRAAELQALRAARPRVDARERYQVDQAIGRAALEEGLGAEARVAADSVLAYQSDNPEGLQLRAEAEGAAGRVDSARAYFERAVRVRSGLMGLRMACAATFLMQSSRTHGTPAAAPLVDEAVKHVEAARLVDPAEPRVAMMDGWAALARGDLAGARKHLDKATAAAEWLDLAHILRARVRAATGDKAGASAELAPIRARLAKPMPMRYIYNPRQSYYEAVGELGYVERAMVPEANQVPGAR, encoded by the coding sequence ATGATTCCGGCCCGGCGCATCCCGTCCGTGCTGTTCCCGGTTCTCGCGCTCCTGGCGGTGCTGTTGCCCGCGGCCCCGGCGCGCGCGGCTGCCACCGCGCCCGACCTCCTGAAGCCGCTGCGCGAGTCGCTCAAGGCCCGCCGCGCCGGATTGGAGCGCGCCCCCGCGGGCTCGCTGGACGAGGCCCGCCTGGCGCTGGAGACCGGGGACTTCGTCCGCGCCCGCCGGGTCCTGGACGCGCGGGATGCTGCCGACACCTCCGACTTCGAGGCGGCCGCACTGCGCGGCCGGCTGGACCTGGCGGCCTACCGTTTCGACGCGGTGGCCTCCGACCTCGCGCGCTGCCTGCGCCTGGGCCCCAACCATCCGGAGACCCGGCGCCTGCTGTATCGCTGGGACCTGGTGCGCGACGATCTCGGCTCCGCGGAGGCGCGTTACCAGGCGGTCCTCGCCTCCGACACCACCGATCCCGTGGCGCTGCTGTTCGCCGCGCGGGTGGAGCACCTGACCCTGCGCTTCGACTCCGCCATCGCGGCGTACCGCCGCGCGCTGCGCCACGCCGCTTCCGGTGCGGACAGCGTGCGCTCGCTCGAGGGCCTGGGTGCGTGCTGGCTCCAGAAGGGCGACCGCGACGCCGCGCTGCGCTACGAGACCCAGGCGCTCAAGACCACCGGCGCCGACGACGGACTCCTGACCTACCTGGCCGAGACGCTGATCAAGCTGGGTCGCGCGAACGAGGCCATGGAGGCCTACTCCCTGGCGGTGGACCTCAACCCATGCAACGAGAACGCGCAGTACATGATGGGCAACGGGTACGCGCGCATGAACTACACGGAACTGCGCGCGAAGCGGCCCGGGGCGCTGAAGGACTCCGCCACCGCACCCGACTTCCACGCCGCGGATTCACTGTGGGACGCCGGCCGCCACGAGGAGGCCCGCGCGCGGCTGCGCGGGTTGCTGGCGGCCCGCCCGTCGCTGGCGGATGCGCACAACCACCTGGGCTCCTACGCCTACGAGGACGGTGACGCCGACGCCGCGCAGGCCGAGTTCCGCGAGGCGCTGCGCCTGTGCCCCGGGTACGGCCGCGCGCACAACGGGATCGCCCGCTCGCTGGAGCTGTACCGGCGGGGCGTGGACATCCACAGGCAGCGGTACGAGACGGATTTCGCCGCCGCCGCCGTGCCCGACGTGCCCGGTATCGAACGCTTCGTGGTGAACTACGGCGCCCTGAGCCCGCGCATCCAGAAGCGCGTGGCGCTCTCGGTGACGCCCTGGAAGAGCTTCGTGCCGGTGCTGGTGGAGGGCGGCGCGACCTTCTACATCAAGCACCTCCACGAGCTGCTCTCGGAGTGCCCGGCGCAGGAGGCGCTGCGGGACCAGCGCATCGGCTACGACCTGCGGCTGTGGGACGACGTGCGCGGCTGCGGCGGCTACCACACCGTCACCGGCATCGAGGACGTGGAAGGCACGCTGCGAGGCAAGTACAACACGGTGCTCCACGAACTCACCCACCAGGTGCACGGCGTGCTGGGCGCCGACCTGGCCCGCGAGATCCAGGAGATGTACCGCCAGGCCCGCTCGCGCATGGACGCCGGCCAGGAGGCGTTCGTTTCGCTGTACCAGGCCTCCAGCGTGTGGGAGTACCTGGCCGAGGGTGCCAACTCGCTGTTCAGCCCGAAGCGCGATCGCTTCGACACCAAGGAGGTGGTGAAGGAGCGGCTGGAGGAGCGCGATCCCGCGCTCATTGCCGAGATCCACAAGCTGATGGACATCACCGATGTGACGCCGTTCTACGCGGTGGCCTACTCGGGCGCGGGTGACGACCGCATCGAGCGCGGCCGGGCCGAGGAGGCCCTGGGCTTCTATCGCAAGGCCCAGTCCCGCGACGCGGCCTCCGAAGAAGTTGCGTCCAAGCTGACCTACGCGCTCTCGGTCCTGGGACGCGGCACCGAGGCGGTGGCGGTGGCCGACAGCGGGCTCGCGGCGCACCCCTCGAGCGCGGGGCTGTGGCTGCAGCGCGTCGGCGCGGAGTTCGTGCGCACCGGCGACCGCGCGGCCGAGCTCCAGGCGTTGCGCGCCGCGCGGCCGAGGGTGGACGCGCGCGAGCGCTACCAGGTGGACCAGGCCATCGGCCGCGCGGCGCTGGAGGAGGGTCTCGGTGCCGAGGCCCGGGTCGCCGCCGACAGCGTGCTGGCCTACCAGTCGGACAACCCCGAGGGCCTGCAGCTGCGCGCCGAGGCGGAAGGCGCCGCGGGGCGCGTGGACTCCGCCCGCGCCTACTTCGAGCGCGCCGTGCGCGTGCGCTCGGGCCTGATGGGACTGCGCATGGCATGCGCCGCGACATTCCTGATGCAGAGCTCCAGGACGCACGGTACTCCGGCCGCCGCGCCGCTGGTGGACGAAGCCGTCAAGCACGTCGAAGCCGCCCGCCTGGTGGACCCGGCCGAGCCGCGGGTCGCGATGATGGACGGATGGGCCGCCCTGGCCCGCGGAGACCTCGCGGGCGCCCGGAAGCACCTCGACAAGGCGACTGCCGCCGCCGAATGGCTGGACCTCGCCCACATCCTCCGGGCCCGGGTCCGCGCTGCCACGGGCGACAAGGCCGGCGCCAGCGCGGAACTGGCGCCGATCCGCGCCCGCCTGGCGAAGCCGATGCCGATGCGCTACATCTACAATCCGCGCCAGAGCTACTACGAAGCGGTGGGCGAGCTGGGCTACGTGGAGCGCGCGATGGTCCCCGAAGCCAACCAGGTGCCGGGAGCCAGGTAA
- a CDS encoding PQQ-binding-like beta-propeller repeat protein — protein sequence MSRINILIGVVVLGLLMLVASAASAAPAAGEVGTSYHWPMKHRDPQNTGRADFSIPLSRLNTRLFDVFSWQKPSPDSPVDGNFDATAMVFRAASGAAGEDVVLGTYHWPKGVQAMDRHTGRKLWNGLPGGGERIAETTPAFSNDGQTIYVVNDATESGEWPAGHPLMAFPTATGPATFRHNGADTEPNHLTQRDPLVAPDGRIFMHEWANRPFAATDDGGALTETWAAAEVNYVTRGGVAVHQDGDTLRVISAGEWGDVVCYDGETGAELWRVAMSTMNARPTIDPDNGNVYVPAGNDYVYIVGLDKRGNKLWADPQMPVYEWISGMNNPQWARNTGCLSVFGDTYYFQTNSEYGQGALYAINTSDGSVKWSYPTRAAGQEIPSSSPIVTRDGTVIVGNNEGRTYFAIRDDGAAGILIDSLVVESSACATATLSPEGLLYLPLRTWWVAGNGDGDIPTSTVQNLYTGIDLRAGAQPPLIPPPSSQRAFALDDAVRLRWKRVIDPAGQFCRYNIYRDTAPFDSVNGMTPIDSVTSIEGLEYADVTAMNGTSYHYAVTSLCKGGGENRTAPGVGPRTPFRREDLQVTHVERTPRWPRYVPTYQDQVVTEPSGYGPYIFSAAMGLGNGQDSGTKHLAVAGDTVRYEATVRNAGTTTWNGTLSGTWTVNGSVVSTPSAAVTLAPGDTAAFELERVYTGATESVSFAHGASDDRPGNNSLAVGGHSVGFLTFVDATFLENFRERTGLYPGARTDDLLDWLNRHMARFDSMFSQAGCDKRVHYEVLHVVDDTISDPQLDMSYFACFPFRYRATDGDVRDPGYYDASEDIDYGLLHEMGHQLGLIDLYRLNLDPSQNQVNGMGYSAPECLMNGCSHFLSPNSARGMTHWLDKAHGYFGQYMYDLPATVRLEIQDFSGEPLAGATVTLYQKESRIDVGEVISTQVKATGTTDASGRWTLPNVDIDTTRVPSTFAGDKLRPNPFGYYACVGFNGLFLVKVEKQGHADYAWLDVTEVNDAYRLGSHDTATFTRQVALGGGVELNPPTDMAEKNAASWARWSEGGSITLTDDLVRTVAGEGSVKMLTTGGFDNYIRYPGDRLSQWDLGGVQYVHAWFYVENGDTFQGGSPWIRMGDLNGYVELRSTMDTLNAAIGQWAEFNIPVAGSGNWTRTVVGSPDISKIHYLEIHSDTWGYGFSLWADAVRFDPQPTVVGVGEEDLPKVLALRQNAPNPFAGRTAIRFELPTAQQVKLEIYDVSGRMVRGLRNGSVRAGVHTAAWDGRDARGRALGSGMYFARLQAAGGTLVRKMTLLGR from the coding sequence GTGTCGCGGATCAACATCCTCATCGGGGTGGTCGTGCTCGGTTTGCTGATGCTGGTGGCGTCGGCGGCGAGCGCGGCCCCGGCGGCCGGCGAAGTCGGCACTTCGTACCATTGGCCCATGAAGCACCGGGACCCGCAGAACACGGGCCGGGCCGACTTCAGCATTCCCCTCAGCCGCCTGAACACCCGCCTGTTCGATGTCTTCTCGTGGCAGAAGCCCTCGCCCGATTCACCCGTGGATGGGAACTTCGACGCCACGGCCATGGTGTTCCGGGCAGCGAGCGGGGCGGCCGGCGAGGACGTGGTGCTGGGCACCTACCACTGGCCCAAGGGCGTGCAGGCCATGGACCGGCACACCGGCAGGAAGTTGTGGAACGGCCTGCCGGGCGGGGGCGAGCGCATCGCGGAGACCACGCCCGCCTTCTCCAACGACGGCCAGACCATCTACGTCGTGAACGACGCCACCGAGAGCGGCGAGTGGCCCGCGGGACACCCGCTGATGGCATTCCCCACCGCCACCGGCCCCGCGACCTTCCGGCACAATGGCGCCGACACCGAGCCAAATCACCTCACCCAGCGCGACCCGCTGGTGGCTCCCGACGGCCGCATCTTCATGCACGAGTGGGCCAACCGCCCCTTTGCCGCGACCGACGACGGCGGCGCCCTCACCGAGACCTGGGCGGCCGCGGAGGTGAATTACGTGACCCGTGGCGGCGTGGCGGTCCACCAGGACGGCGACACCCTGCGCGTGATCTCGGCCGGGGAGTGGGGCGACGTGGTGTGCTACGACGGCGAGACCGGCGCGGAGCTGTGGCGCGTCGCGATGTCGACCATGAATGCCCGGCCCACGATCGATCCGGACAACGGCAACGTCTACGTGCCGGCCGGCAACGACTACGTCTACATCGTGGGCCTGGACAAGCGCGGCAACAAGTTGTGGGCCGATCCGCAGATGCCGGTCTACGAGTGGATCTCCGGCATGAACAACCCCCAGTGGGCACGCAACACCGGCTGCCTGAGCGTGTTCGGGGACACCTACTACTTCCAGACCAACAGCGAATACGGGCAGGGTGCGCTCTACGCCATCAACACCTCCGACGGCTCGGTGAAGTGGAGCTATCCGACCCGCGCGGCCGGGCAGGAGATCCCGTCCAGCAGCCCCATCGTCACCCGCGACGGCACCGTGATCGTGGGCAACAACGAGGGCCGCACCTACTTCGCCATCCGCGACGACGGCGCGGCGGGAATCCTGATCGACTCGCTGGTGGTGGAGTCGTCCGCCTGCGCGACCGCCACCCTGTCGCCGGAGGGCCTGCTGTACCTGCCGCTGCGCACCTGGTGGGTGGCGGGCAACGGGGACGGGGACATCCCCACGTCCACCGTGCAGAACCTGTACACGGGTATCGACCTCCGCGCCGGGGCGCAGCCGCCGCTGATCCCGCCGCCCTCCTCGCAGCGGGCCTTCGCGCTGGACGACGCGGTGAGACTCAGGTGGAAGCGCGTGATCGATCCCGCGGGCCAGTTCTGCCGGTACAACATCTACCGCGACACGGCGCCCTTCGACTCGGTGAACGGGATGACCCCGATCGACAGCGTGACGAGCATCGAGGGGCTGGAGTACGCGGACGTCACCGCGATGAATGGTACCTCGTACCACTACGCGGTTACCTCGCTGTGCAAGGGCGGCGGCGAGAACCGCACGGCGCCCGGGGTGGGCCCGCGCACGCCGTTCCGCCGGGAGGACCTGCAGGTCACGCACGTGGAACGCACCCCGCGCTGGCCCCGCTACGTGCCGACGTACCAGGACCAGGTGGTCACCGAGCCGTCCGGCTACGGGCCGTACATTTTCAGCGCCGCGATGGGGCTGGGGAACGGACAGGACTCCGGCACCAAGCACCTGGCCGTCGCGGGCGACACCGTGCGCTACGAGGCCACGGTGCGCAACGCGGGAACCACCACGTGGAACGGCACGCTTTCCGGGACCTGGACGGTGAACGGGTCGGTGGTGTCCACGCCGTCCGCCGCCGTCACGCTCGCCCCGGGGGACACCGCCGCCTTCGAGCTGGAGCGCGTTTACACCGGCGCCACCGAGAGCGTGAGCTTCGCGCACGGGGCCTCCGACGACCGGCCCGGCAACAACAGCCTCGCCGTGGGGGGCCACTCGGTGGGCTTCCTCACCTTCGTGGACGCGACCTTCCTCGAGAACTTCCGCGAGCGCACCGGCCTCTATCCCGGCGCCCGGACGGACGACCTCCTGGACTGGCTCAACCGGCACATGGCGCGGTTCGATTCCATGTTCTCCCAGGCGGGCTGCGACAAGCGGGTGCACTACGAGGTGCTCCACGTGGTGGACGACACCATTTCCGACCCGCAGCTGGACATGTCGTATTTCGCGTGCTTCCCGTTCCGCTACCGCGCCACCGACGGCGACGTGCGCGACCCGGGCTACTACGACGCCTCCGAGGACATCGACTACGGCCTGCTCCACGAGATGGGCCACCAACTGGGCCTGATTGACCTCTACCGGCTCAACCTGGACCCGTCGCAGAACCAGGTGAACGGCATGGGCTACAGCGCCCCGGAATGCCTCATGAACGGGTGCTCGCACTTCCTCTCGCCAAACAGCGCGCGCGGCATGACCCATTGGCTGGACAAGGCCCACGGCTACTTCGGACAGTACATGTACGACCTGCCCGCGACGGTGCGCCTGGAGATCCAGGACTTCTCAGGCGAGCCGCTCGCCGGCGCCACCGTGACGCTGTACCAGAAGGAGTCGCGGATCGACGTGGGCGAGGTGATCTCGACGCAGGTGAAGGCCACCGGGACCACCGACGCGTCCGGCCGCTGGACCCTGCCCAACGTGGACATCGACACCACCAGGGTCCCGTCCACGTTCGCGGGCGACAAGTTGCGCCCCAACCCGTTCGGCTACTACGCCTGCGTGGGCTTCAATGGGCTGTTCCTGGTGAAGGTGGAGAAGCAGGGCCACGCGGACTACGCCTGGCTGGACGTGACCGAGGTGAACGACGCGTACCGTCTGGGCAGCCACGACACCGCCACGTTCACGCGACAGGTGGCCCTGGGCGGCGGCGTGGAGCTCAATCCGCCCACGGACATGGCCGAGAAGAACGCCGCCAGCTGGGCGCGCTGGAGCGAGGGCGGGAGCATCACGCTCACCGACGACCTCGTGCGCACGGTGGCGGGCGAGGGATCCGTGAAGATGCTCACCACGGGCGGCTTCGACAACTACATCCGCTATCCCGGCGACCGCCTGTCCCAGTGGGACCTGGGCGGCGTCCAGTACGTTCACGCGTGGTTCTACGTGGAGAATGGCGACACCTTCCAGGGCGGCAGCCCGTGGATCCGGATGGGCGACCTGAACGGCTACGTGGAACTGCGGTCCACCATGGACACGCTCAACGCGGCCATCGGGCAGTGGGCGGAATTCAACATCCCGGTGGCCGGCAGCGGGAACTGGACCCGGACGGTGGTGGGCTCGCCGGACATCTCGAAGATCCACTACCTCGAGATCCACAGCGACACGTGGGGCTACGGCTTCTCGCTCTGGGCGGACGCCGTGCGCTTCGATCCGCAGCCCACGGTGGTGGGCGTGGGGGAGGAGGATCTGCCGAAGGTGCTGGCCCTGCGCCAGAATGCGCCGAACCCCTTCGCCGGGCGCACCGCGATCCGATTCGAGCTGCCGACGGCGCAGCAGGTGAAGCTGGAGATCTACGACGTCTCGGGGCGGATGGTACGCGGCCTGCGCAACGGCAGCGTGCGAGCCGGGGTGCACACGGCCGCCTGGGATGGCCGCGACGCACGGGGCCGCGCCCTGGGCTCCGGCATGTATTTCGCCCGGCTGCAGGCCGCCGGGGGCACGCTGGTGCGGAAGATGACGCTGCTCGGGAGGTAG
- a CDS encoding 2-oxoacid:acceptor oxidoreductase family protein: MSKKDFIPAVYTIGDETTADSVVMALVGSGGDGVVLLGNLVMELAARQGLFGIMVQSYGPQIRGGESAAIIRLACHEMNYEGDTTDLLLCFRVSDLKRFDAQVRLHPGSRVILEQHDDSEIPAWLGPARDNAYRFPFARREGDLEVEAEPKNMLGLGLVCRAMGWPLELARELLLERFGDRPEWLEKNMGGLERGYAAPDAPKLLPLRGEPSRKKLRIESGNEAVARGAMAAGVRFFAGYPITPSSEIMETLIDELPGVGGRVVQAEDEIASLGMVVGASFGGVPAMTATSGPGLSLMTEMLGLAGISDLPVVVVDCQRAGPATGMPSRTEQADLNHAVFGGHGDFPRVVLGVFDTVHARDVMFRAVHLSENYQIPVLVLSDAYIAQRRSIHEEWTAPAAPVLRRVWHEGDGPARFSLDGDGFVTPFRVPGTPGGEYLAAGLEHTASGAPSADTMVHQQMSARRFRKVDAIAVETRDWFRTVGRDDAPRGIIAWGSQYGMLRKLVRVHPEYRAFLPEILYPFPLEAFEEWRKGLEWSGVVELSYTSQFFHYLGGLTSMTGVHRVARAGGIPMSLIEFDQLVSEAK, from the coding sequence TTGAGCAAGAAGGACTTCATTCCCGCCGTCTACACCATCGGGGACGAAACCACCGCCGACTCGGTGGTCATGGCGCTGGTCGGAAGCGGCGGGGACGGCGTCGTGCTGCTGGGAAACCTGGTCATGGAACTCGCGGCCCGGCAGGGGTTGTTCGGAATCATGGTCCAGTCCTACGGGCCCCAGATCCGGGGCGGGGAATCCGCGGCCATCATCCGCCTGGCGTGTCACGAGATGAACTACGAGGGCGACACCACGGACCTGCTCCTCTGCTTCCGCGTGAGCGACCTCAAGCGGTTCGACGCCCAGGTGCGGCTGCACCCGGGCTCGCGGGTCATCCTGGAGCAGCACGACGACTCCGAGATCCCGGCGTGGCTGGGGCCCGCCCGCGACAACGCCTACCGCTTCCCCTTCGCCAGGCGGGAGGGCGACCTGGAGGTCGAGGCCGAGCCCAAGAACATGCTCGGGCTGGGCCTGGTGTGCCGCGCCATGGGCTGGCCGCTCGAGCTCGCGCGCGAGCTGCTGCTCGAGCGCTTCGGGGACCGCCCCGAATGGCTGGAGAAGAACATGGGCGGCCTGGAGCGCGGGTACGCGGCGCCGGACGCGCCGAAGCTGCTGCCGCTCCGCGGCGAGCCCAGCCGGAAGAAGCTGCGCATCGAGTCCGGCAACGAGGCGGTCGCCCGCGGCGCGATGGCCGCGGGGGTGCGCTTCTTCGCCGGATACCCGATCACGCCTTCCTCGGAGATCATGGAGACGCTGATTGACGAGCTGCCCGGGGTGGGTGGCCGGGTGGTGCAGGCCGAGGACGAAATCGCCTCCCTGGGGATGGTCGTGGGAGCCAGCTTCGGGGGCGTGCCGGCCATGACCGCGACCAGCGGCCCGGGGCTCTCCCTGATGACCGAGATGCTCGGCCTGGCCGGGATCTCGGACCTGCCCGTGGTGGTGGTGGACTGCCAGCGCGCGGGCCCCGCCACCGGGATGCCCTCGCGCACCGAACAGGCCGACCTCAACCACGCGGTGTTCGGCGGGCACGGCGACTTCCCCCGCGTGGTCCTCGGGGTATTCGACACGGTGCACGCCCGTGACGTGATGTTCCGCGCGGTGCACCTGTCCGAGAACTACCAGATCCCGGTCCTGGTCCTGTCCGACGCCTACATCGCCCAGCGCCGCTCCATCCACGAGGAGTGGACCGCCCCCGCCGCGCCCGTGCTGCGGCGGGTGTGGCACGAGGGGGACGGGCCGGCCCGCTTCAGCCTGGACGGGGACGGCTTCGTGACGCCCTTCCGCGTGCCCGGCACACCGGGGGGGGAGTACCTGGCCGCGGGCCTCGAGCACACCGCCTCCGGCGCCCCCAGCGCCGACACCATGGTTCACCAGCAGATGAGCGCACGCCGCTTCCGGAAGGTGGATGCGATCGCCGTCGAGACCCGGGACTGGTTCCGCACCGTGGGCCGCGACGACGCCCCGCGCGGGATCATCGCCTGGGGCAGCCAGTACGGGATGTTGCGCAAGCTGGTCCGCGTGCACCCCGAGTACCGCGCGTTCCTTCCCGAGATCCTGTACCCGTTCCCGCTCGAGGCATTCGAGGAGTGGCGCAAGGGGCTGGAGTGGTCGGGCGTGGTGGAGTTGAGTTACACGAGCCAGTTCTTCCACTACCTCGGGGGACTGACGAGCATGACCGGGGTGCACCGGGTGGCGCGCGCCGGCGGCATTCCCATGTCCCTGATCGAATTCGACCAACTGGTCTCGGAGGCCAAGTGA